From the genome of Bombyx mori chromosome 16, ASM3026992v2, one region includes:
- the LOC101743319 gene encoding serine/arginine-rich splicing factor 1A, whose translation MSGGSSSNRNECRIYVGNLPPDIRTKDIQDLFYKFGKVTFVDLKNRKGPPFAFVEFEDPRDADDAVRARDGYDYDGYRLRVEFPRGGGGGGSRGSRGGGDRWGGRGAARGPPARRSEYRVLVTGLPPSGSWQDLKDHMREAGDVCFADTFKDGSGVVEFLRHEDMKYAVKKLDDSRFRSHEGEVTYIRVKEDYGGGGGGGGGGGGDRSRSYSPRRRGTPTYSPVRRSYSRSRSRSRSRSHNY comes from the exons ATGTCGGGTGGAAGCAGTAGCAACAGAAATGAGTGTCGTATATATGTTGGAAACTTACCACCGGACATAAGGACAAAGGATATTCAAGACTTGTTTTACAAGTTCGGAAAAGTAACGTTCGTTGACCTAAAGAACAGAAAAGGTCCGCCATTCGCGTTCGTGGAATTTGAGGATCCCAG AGATGCAGATGATGCAGTAAGAGCCAGGGATGGTTACGACTATGATGGGTACCGTCTTCGAGTCGAGTTCCCTCGTGGAGGTGGAGGTGGAGGCTCTCGTGGTTCTCGAGGCGGTGGTGACCGTTGGGGTGGACGAGGGGCAGCACGTGGTCCGCCCGCTCGACGCTCTGAATACCGCGTGCTCGTTACCGGCTTACCGCCCTCGGGTTCCTGGCAGGACCTCAAAGACCATATGCGAGAGGCCGGCGACGTATGCTTTGCAGACACCTTTAAAGATGGATCTGGTGTTGTGGAATTTTTGAGGCATGAAGATATGAAGTATGCTGTTAAAAAGTTAGATGATTCTAGATTTAGGAGTCATGAG GGTGAGGTGACATATATACGTGTGAAGGAAGACTATGGCGGtggcggcggtggcggtggtGGCGGCGGCGGTGACAG GTCTCGGTCATACTCCCCGCGGCGTCGTGGCACCCCAACCTACTCCCCGGTGCGACGCTCCTACTCGCGCTCGCGCTCACGCTCCCGTTCGCGGTCACATAACTACTGA
- the PPO1 gene encoding phenoloxidase subunit 1 (The RefSeq protein has 2 substitutions compared to this genomic sequence): protein MSDAKNNLLLFFDRPSEPCFMQKGEENAVFEIPDNYYPEKYQRVSNAIGNRFGSDAGRMIPIRNIALPNLDLPMELPYNEQFSLFVPKHRKLAGRLIDIFMGMRDVEDLQSVCSYCQLRINPYMFNYCLSVAILHRPDTKGLSIPTFAESFPDKFMDPKVFRQAREVSSVVPSGARMPIVIPSNYTASDTEPEQRVAYFREDIGINLHHWHWHLVYPFDAADRAIVNKDRRGELFYYMHQQIIARYNVERMCNNLSRVRRYNNFRAAIEEGYFPKLDSTVASRAWPPRFAGTTIRDLDRPVDQIRSDVSELETWRDRFLQAIENMSVMLPNGRQLPLDEETGIDVLGNLMESSIISRNRPYYGDLHNMGHVFISYSHDPDHRHLEQFGVMGDSATAMRDPVFYRWHAYIDDIFHLYKYKLTPYGNDRLDFPNIRVSSVSIEGGGTPNTLNTLWEQSTVDLGRGMDFTPRGSVLARFTHLQHDEYNYVIEVNNTGGSSVMGMFRIFIAPTVDESGKPFSFDEQRKLMIELDKFSQGVKPGNNTIRRKSIDSSVTIPYERTFRNQADRPADPGTAGAAEFDFCGCGWPHHMLVPKGTTQGYPMVLFVMVSNWNDDRVEQDLVGSCNDAASYCGIRDRKYPDRRAMGFPFDRPAPAATTLSDFLRPNMAVRDCIVRFTDRTRQRGQQG, encoded by the exons ATGTCTGACGCCAAGAACAACCTGTTACTGTTCTTCGACCGTCCCTCAGAGCCATGCTTCATGCaaaagggagaagagaatgcAGTATTCGAGATTCCTGACAATTACTAC CCGGAGAAGTACCAGCGTGTGTCAAATGCTATAGGCAACAGGTTCGGTAGCGACGCGGGCCGCATGATACCCATTAGGAACATTGCCCTACCCAATCTGGACCTGCCCATGGAGCTGCCCTATAACGAGCAGTTCTCCTTGTTCGTCCCTAAGCACAGAAAATTGGCAGGAAGGCTGATTGACATCTTTATGG GAATGCGTGATGTTGAAGATCTTCAGTCTGTCTGTTCGTACTGTCAGCTGCGGATTAATCCTTACATGTTCAATTACTGCCTCTCTGTCGCCATTTTGCACAG GCCTGACACCAAGGGCTTGAGCATCCCGACTTTCGCGGAGAGCTTCCCCGATAAGTTCATGGACCCGAAAGTTTTCCGTCAAGCCAGGGAGGTGTCCAGCGTTGTGCCTTCTGGAGCCAGG ATGCCAATAGTGATTCCGTCGAACTACACCGCGTCTGACACGGAGCCGGAGCAGCGCGTGGCGTACTTCCGCGAGGACATCGGCATCAACCTGCACCACTGGCACTGGCACCTCGTGTACCCCTTCGACGCCGCAGACCGCGCCATCGTCAACAAGGACCGCCGCGGGGAGCTCTTCTACTACATGCACCAGCAGATCATCGCCAG GTACAACGTTGAGCGTATGTGCAACAACCTGAGCAGAGTGAGGAGGTACAATAACTTCAGGGCCGCGATCGAGGAGGGCTACTTCCCCAAGCTAGACTCAACAGTCGCCAGCAGAGCCTGGCCTCCCAG GTTTGCTGGCACTACCATCCGTGACCTGGACAGACCCGTTGATCAGATCAGGAGCGACGTCTCTGAGTTGGAGACCTGGAGGGACAGGTTCCTGCAAGCTATCGAGAATATGTCCGTGATGCTG CCCAACGGTCGTCAACTTCCCTTGGATGAGGAGACCGGCATCGACGTGCTGGGCAACCTTATGGAGTCCTCCATCATCAGCAGGAACCGACCCTACTACGGCGACCTCCACAACATGGGACACGTCTTCATCTCTTACTCTCATGATCCTGATCATCGTCATCTG GAGCAATTCGGCGTGATGGGTGACTCCGCGACGGCCATGCGGGACCCGGTGTTCTACCGCTGGCACGCGTACATCGACGACATCTTCCACCTCTACAAGTACAAGCTCACGCCCTACGGTAACGACAGG CTGGACTTCCCCAACATCAGGGTGTCGTCCGTCAGCATCGAGGGTGGCGGAACTCCCAACACGCTGAACACGCTGTGGGAGCAGAGCACCGTGGACCTTGGCCGTGGAATGGACTTCACTCCTCGCGGCAGTGTCCTCGCCAGGTTCACGCACTTGCAGCACGACGAATACAACTATGT GATCGAAGTGAACAACACAGGAGGCGGCAGCGTAATGGGAATGTTCAGGATATTCATCGCACCAACAGTGGACGAAAGTGGGAAGCCATTATCCTTTGACGAGCAAAGGAAACTAATGATTGAACTGGACAAATTCTCTCAAGGAG TGAAACCTGGCAACAACACAATCCGACGTAAGAGTATAGACTCCTCAGTGACTATACCGTACGAGAGGACGTTCCGCAACCAGGCGGACCGGCCAGCAGATCCAGGAACCGCTGGGGCTGCCGAGTTCGACTTCTGCGGCTGCGGGTGGCCTCACCACATGCTGGTGCCCAAGGGAACTACTCAAGGATATCCTATGGTGCTGTTCGTCATGGTGTCCAACTGGAATGATGACCGA GTGGAGCAAGACCTGGTGGGGTCGTGCAATGACGCGGCGTCGTACTGCGGCATCCGCGACCGCAAGTACCCGGACCGGCGCGCCATGGGCTTCCCGTTCGACCGGCCCGCGCCCGCCGCCACCACGCTGTCCGACTTCCTGCGCCCCAACATGGCCGTGCGCGACTGCATCGTGCGCTTCACCGACAGGACCCGCCAGCGCGGCCAGCAGGGGTAG
- the LOC101742895 gene encoding dynein light chain 2, cytoplasmic: protein MCDRKAVIKNADMSEEMQQDAVDCATQALEKFNIEKDIAAFIKKEFDKKYNPTWHCIVGRNFGSYVTHETRHFIYFYLGQVAILLFKSG, encoded by the exons ATGTGTGATCGCAAAGCAGTCATAAAGAATGCTGACATGAGCGAAGAGATGCAGCAAGATGCTGTTGACTGTGCAACTCAAGCGCTCGAGAAATTTAACATTGAAAAG GACATAGCTGCATTCATCAAGAAAGAATTTGACAAGAAATACAATCCTACCTGGCATTGCATCGTGGGTCGTAATTTTGGCTCGTATGTGACACACGAGACTCGCCACTTCATCTACTTCTACCTGGGACAGGTGGCTATACTGCTCTTTAAGAGCGGTTAG
- the PPO1 gene encoding phenoloxidase subunit 1 isoform X1 has translation MSDAKNNLLLFFDRPSEPCFMQKGEENAVFEIPDNYYPEKYQRVSNAIGNRFGSDAGRMIPIRNIALPNLDLPMELPYNEQFSLFVPKHRKLAGRLIDIFMGMRDVEDLQSVCSYCQLRINPYMFNYCLSVAILHRPDTKGLSIPTFAESFPDKFMDPKVFRQAREVSSVVPSGARMPIVIPSNYTASDTEPEQRVAYFREDIGINLHHWHWHLVYPFDAADRAIVNKDRRGELFYYMHQQIIARYNVERMCNNLSRVRRYNNFRAAIEEGYFPKLDSTVASRAWPPRFAGTTIRDLDRPVDQIRSDVSELETWRDRFLQAIENMSVMLPNGRQLPLDEETGIDVLGNLMESSIISRNRPYYGDLHNMGHVFISYSHDPDHRHLEQFGVMGDSATAMRDPVFYRWHAYIDDIFHLYKYKLTPYGNDRLDFPNIRVSSVSIEGGGTPNTLNTLWEQSTVDLGRGMDFTPRGSVLARFTHLQHDEYNYVIEVNNTGGGSVMGMFRIFIAPTVDESGKPLSFDEQRKLMIELDKFSQGVKPGNNTIRRKSIDSSVTIPYERTFRNQADRPADPGTAGAAEFDFCGCGWPHHMLVPKGTTQGYPMVLFVMVSNWNDDRVEQDLVGSCNDAASYCGIRDRKYPDRRAMGFPFDRPAPAATTLSDFLRPNMAVRDCIVRFTDRTRQRGQQGYIDSNRRQRSTEPCGCPSVNVDIDALIRKPYYYIPCKHKHHIF, from the exons ATGTCTGACGCCAAGAACAACCTGTTACTGTTCTTCGACCGTCCCTCAGAGCCATGCTTCATGCaaaagggagaagagaatgcAGTATTCGAGATTCCTGACAATTACTAC CCGGAGAAGTACCAGCGTGTGTCAAATGCTATAGGCAACAGGTTCGGTAGCGACGCGGGCCGCATGATACCCATTAGGAACATTGCCCTACCCAATCTGGACCTGCCCATGGAGCTGCCCTATAACGAGCAGTTCTCCTTGTTCGTCCCTAAGCACAGAAAATTGGCAGGAAGGCTGATTGACATCTTTATGG GAATGCGTGATGTTGAAGATCTTCAGTCTGTCTGTTCGTACTGTCAGCTGCGGATTAATCCTTACATGTTCAATTACTGCCTCTCTGTCGCCATTTTGCACAG GCCTGACACCAAGGGCTTGAGCATCCCGACTTTCGCGGAGAGCTTCCCCGATAAGTTCATGGACCCGAAAGTTTTCCGTCAAGCCAGGGAGGTGTCCAGCGTTGTGCCTTCTGGAGCCAGG ATGCCAATAGTGATTCCGTCGAACTACACCGCGTCTGACACGGAGCCGGAGCAGCGCGTGGCGTACTTCCGCGAGGACATCGGCATCAACCTGCACCACTGGCACTGGCACCTCGTGTACCCCTTCGACGCCGCAGACCGCGCCATCGTCAACAAGGACCGCCGCGGGGAGCTCTTCTACTACATGCACCAGCAGATCATCGCCAG GTACAACGTTGAGCGTATGTGCAACAACCTGAGCAGAGTGAGGAGGTACAATAACTTCAGGGCCGCGATCGAGGAGGGCTACTTCCCCAAGCTAGACTCAACAGTCGCCAGCAGAGCCTGGCCTCCCAG GTTTGCTGGCACTACCATCCGTGACCTGGACAGACCCGTTGATCAGATCAGGAGCGACGTCTCTGAGTTGGAGACCTGGAGGGACAGGTTCCTGCAAGCTATCGAGAATATGTCCGTGATGCTG CCCAACGGTCGTCAACTTCCCTTGGATGAGGAGACCGGCATCGACGTGCTGGGCAACCTTATGGAGTCCTCCATCATCAGCAGGAACCGACCCTACTACGGCGACCTCCACAACATGGGACACGTCTTCATCTCTTACTCTCATGATCCTGATCATCGTCATCTG GAGCAATTCGGCGTGATGGGTGACTCCGCGACGGCCATGCGGGACCCGGTGTTCTACCGCTGGCACGCGTACATCGACGACATCTTCCACCTCTACAAGTACAAGCTCACGCCCTACGGTAACGACAGG CTGGACTTCCCCAACATCAGGGTGTCGTCCGTCAGCATCGAGGGTGGCGGAACTCCCAACACGCTGAACACGCTGTGGGAGCAGAGCACCGTGGACCTTGGCCGTGGAATGGACTTCACTCCTCGCGGCAGTGTCCTCGCCAGGTTCACGCACTTGCAGCACGACGAATACAACTATGT GATCGAAGTGAACAACACAGGAGGCGGCAGCGTAATGGGAATGTTCAGGATATTCATCGCACCAACAGTGGACGAAAGTGGGAAGCCATTATCCTTTGACGAGCAAAGGAAACTAATGATTGAACTGGACAAATTCTCTCAAGGAG TGAAACCTGGCAACAACACAATCCGACGTAAGAGTATAGACTCCTCAGTGACTATACCGTACGAGAGGACGTTCCGCAACCAGGCGGACCGGCCAGCAGATCCAGGAACCGCTGGGGCTGCCGAGTTCGACTTCTGCGGCTGCGGGTGGCCTCACCACATGCTGGTGCCCAAGGGAACTACTCAAGGATATCCTATGGTGCTGTTCGTCATGGTGTCCAACTGGAATGATGACCGA GTGGAGCAAGACCTGGTGGGGTCGTGCAATGACGCGGCGTCGTACTGCGGCATCCGCGACCGCAAGTACCCGGACCGGCGCGCCATGGGCTTCCCGTTCGACCGGCCCGCGCCCGCCGCCACCACGCTGTCCGACTTCCTGCGCCCCAACATGGCCGTGCGCGACTGCATCGTGCGCTTCACCGACAGGACCCGCCAGCGCGGCCAGCAGGG ATACATTGATTCGAACCGGCGACAGCGCAGTACAGAACCCTGCGGATGCCCCTCAGTCAACGTCGACATCGACGCATTGATACGCAAACCTTATTATTACATACCCTGCAAACATAAGCATCACATATTTTAA